Part of the Lampris incognitus isolate fLamInc1 chromosome 1, fLamInc1.hap2, whole genome shotgun sequence genome is shown below.
ccgctgacaggcaacacacgagtcggcccacgctttcacgtctctcttaagtccctcccacacaaacttagcagaggtcaggcgcacggatggcttaccgcctggatgagagaggccgtgcacagcttcaaatacggggcgtctccagctgtgcgggacgatgggcctgggctgtcctgtggagatgtcacacaggagggtgacacctgtgttgctgaaaggaacgtcctgcaggcggagccccgtgtcggaggcccggagacggaggatgctcgggtccgtggcctggtcagcagccatctgtgcatagtcaaggcctaggtggaccgctccaatcactgccctagacaggcagtcagctacctggttagacataccagcgacgtgctggatgtcggtagtgaattccgaaatgtaggagagttgttgctgctggcgagcggaccatggctcggccgttttggacatggcaaacgtgaggggcttgtggtccacgtacgcagtaaactcgcggccctctagcaggaaacggaaatgccggacggcgagccagagaccgaggagttccctgtcaaaagtactatacttgcgctctcggggtgtaagctggcgactgaaaaaggccaaaggctgccaagccccccccacccactgttcgtgaaccgcaccaacagcatagtccgatgcatccgtggttatggaaataggcgctgtaggtgaaggatgcgctagcagggtagcctgggagagcgcagctttagtctcggtgaacgcacggtcccgctctgctgtccagtcgaccgcctggttgggggacatgcctttcagcgcctcgtacagtggccggatgataaaggtggctcgaggaatgaagcggtggtagaatgtcaccatcccgatgaactccctgagcgcacgagctgtttgggggcgcggaaaggccgccaccgcttccacctttgagggcagggggaccgccccgtccccagtgatgcggtgcccgaggaaatcaatggctgtcagcccgaaccggcacttcgccgggttgacgatcagcccatgctggctgaggcgtgtgaagagggcatgaagatgggacaggtgttcttcctcggaggcgctggcgatgagtatgtcgtccaaatagacgaagatgaaaggaaggccacggagcactgaatccatcagccgctgaaaggactgggccgcgtttttgagtccaaatggcattcgtaggaattcaaataggccgaatggggttgtcaccgctgtcttggggatgtctgaggggtgcacgggaacttgatgataaccacggaccaggtcgacttttgagaagacgcatttgccagacaggtttgcagaaaagtcctggatatgcgggacaggatagcggtcaggcgtggtggcgtcatttagtcggcggtagtccccgcatgggcgccaacctccatcaggcttagcgacgatgtggagtggggacgcccacgggctgtcagagcggcggatgatccccatgcgttccaggtgctcgaactcagacttggcaatggcgagtttggcggggtcgagacgcctggctctggcgtagaccgggggccccttcgtagcaatgtgatgctccaccccatgcttagcggtgggtgcagagaaggtaggctgggtgaggtcagggaactcagcgaggaggcgggtgaacttgtctgcctctgagagagagttggctagacctgcataggccgcttccctccgcgtacatgcgaaggaggagaaggttaaggcatcgaccagacggctgttctgaatgtccactcgcaaaccgtaagcgcacaaaaaatcagctccgaggaggggaagcgttacattggccatgacgaactcccacgtgaaacgttgtccaccaaaacacagttctacagaccgcacgccgtaggtgtggatagggctgccgtcagccgtcgccaactgggggccccgctccccgcccatgatgtcgacgtcagtagcagggagcacgcttctctgtgcgcccgtgtcacaaagaaatcgccgaccggagatggtgtcgaggatgaagagcagcctgctcgtatcgccaacactcatcgccactactgagtgttggccctctcgtttcccgtcggcctgtagttgcagggggaacggcaccgtttagctttcgcaccaaatcgagcgtggtacatacagagtccagagggcttgtagcggtctgatgctgtggcgccaccgtcgggccacgcccgcgatgtcggcggggggccagtgaaggtaggaaccagcaccccggcatgggtggaacgttgtgtagcgacgaagaatcggtcagcctcctttgccagctcacggggatcagtgatggtggagttagcgagcgcagtctggacgtggggcggcatgttgcgcagaaacagctccataaacaggaaacatggcttttcttgacccagtaggtttaacatcctgctcattagctccgatggtttgccatctcccaagccctgaattgcgaagaggcgacgtgctctctccgttgctgacagttcaaaagtttcaaggaggagatgtttaagtgcggcgtatttaccatcggccggtgggttggttatgaaaccgcttatcctggaagccgtagcgcaccccagcgctgccactacgtagtagtacctggtctcgtctgctgttatgtctctgagcgcgaactgtgcctcagcctgcgcgaaccatgtagccgcggaagactcccaaaactccggcagtttaattgcaacggcgttcgtagccataatgtgtgtggtttcagaaaacttatccgaaaaccgacgtcggggtcaccagtgtagagccgaaggaacggagaagaccgtaggttcacactttagccgtgtaggcaactttctttaatcacggtaaatcagcgagacaaacaaaacccaccgctcgactgagcggaggtggcaagaataatcagaatactggctggacaaccataacttaaccctgcgttaacctgccagggcaaccatgacttaacccttagttcctgggttgaattctgtccccaatacgtgtccaccacagtggtACAATTATTTTTGACATATTTCTTAACAAGAACACTGATTATTGTTCAATAGTTGCCAGTGACACAACCATAGTTAATTGCATTACATTTGGATTTCTACAGATGGGCATGACTTTTTGCGTCACATGCACAGACCCTCCGAATGACTGCTGAGCATGTTGAAATAGATCACCTCCCTCCTGCACATGGGGTGTTTCCCAACTGGGATGCAGTGGCGGCTGCAGTCTTCTGCCACCATCTTGGGTTTCTCAAGGCGGTAAACGTGACTTTGGAGGCTTTCACACTGGCGGGGGGTTCATTACTTGTGTTATGGTTAGTATCAGTGTCATCAGTCAAGCCTTTTCCGAGTTGGCTGGTTAGAATGTACATACAAACTAAATTATTGCCTTCAGCAATGTAGGATTTTCACGCAATAACAGGGCAAAatattgcaaaaaaagaaaatgactgGTAGGTCACCCAATGGTAACAATTTAAATTAATCAATCAGCCCTTACATATTATGGTTTATCATAGAAAAAAAAGATTCAATGAACTGTGACCCAGACTGATTAATTGAACTGTGATTAACATAAATTCTGAATTACATTGCATAATCGTGGGACAACGTGAATCTTCATGTTGTTTTATCTGCATTAAAGCTTGGTGCTGAAAAGTGCCTTACCCCAATTCTTATTTGAATAGAAACCCATTTCTATTCATACAAACTCTCTAGCCAGCTGTCGTCTGCAGCATGTTTGACCCAGTTCACTTGAATGGGCAAAGGAATTGACCAACGCAGTCATTTTGATGTGCTGTAATTTCCCTGGTTCATTGAGAGGGGTAAGAGAAGAGGGCCGTAAGTTTGTACAAGGCTCATGCAATACTTGACCTTTGCATCGAATTGCTTAGACACAACACGGTCATTGTTGGGTCTCTTTAACCCCGTATAACCATCTCTGCCCTCCACGTTCTCCCAGGATGCCTTTCCCCACACTGCAATCTCTCAATCACTGTTGTGCGTTTGAAAGAGGAAAAAACCATTTGTCAGCTGATTGGCTGCTCCTGGTGGAGCTGTTGCTAAGGGGAGGGGTTCAGAAAGTGATGGCTATGTGTGATAGTTAAGGGCATGTCCTTCAGTAAATTAGATATACATCAGTTTAATTCTTCCAGTCAAATATTTTGCACAGACAACAACATTTTGTCATTTTGCCCAAAGTTTCTAAACGATGGCTGCACAAAGTGTGTTTCAGTACGTCGTCACTAAACTTTTCACAACACTATGCTAAAGACAACTTACAAAGGGATTTACAGGCCATAAAAAAGCTGCATATTATAAGAAAAGCAAATAAAATCAAAGTAACAGTGAGGATAATAAAGACCAATAAAATCAAGGAAAAGCACGTTTTActtcggtctgacaggacgtggaagcagggcaggctaagctaactgctagcccatgcagaccggcagttccgataacaccgagggcagtctggcggcggcctcacctagccttggatgtgtttttagtgtcgttgtgtggcgcgtggggaggtgtgtcgaaggtgtctggctgggagagcgagcgttggatcggctgagggagcttggtctgcagcgccatgtgggccaaaggaccacagtcctgactggagctgcacccgaagaggaaacaccgagggcagtctgacaggatgcagaagcggggcaggctaagctaattgctagcccatgcagaccggcagttccgacagtcatcctggctggtgttcgtggacagtgatttttttttttagtttagatatgtgttagtttggatatatatgtgttggtgtagtttttggatatttgtttttgtctttgtcttgcactgctgtgggctgggggaaatggtatttcattttatttcatgtacgcaagagcATGCATGaactgaaacgacaaagtgtttctgattctgatatacagAAAAAAAGTTATTTAAAGGGATTTTTGGGCCATCACTAAATTCTACAATAAAATTTCTTAAAATTGACACCAcggtattattatttttatctggCTTGCTGTCAAACCTCAGTAGGCTCCTACATTTGACTATTCTGTACAAGCGATGTCTTTAACCTTTAACAAACAGCTTGCTTATGAAATGTCTACGTTAGGAGATAATAGAATGAAAATAGCCGAGTCAGATTGTGAACTTAAAATTGAGGCCATCATGCAAATGTTGTTCAGTATGACTTACAGTAGTTTCTTGAAACCACATTTAAGCAGTAGCCCAAAGGATATTGATATTACATGACAGCTTTTACAGAGCAGGGTAACTAGGTTAGCAACTCAACTGTCCTGCTACCCTGTCATAGGTTTGTTTACACGAGTCTTCTCATTTGTAGATATGAACCTgcttaattttttgggggggggttcccttttttcctccctaattgtaccccactcttatgagccgtcccggtcactgctccccctcccaccccacgactgccgatccgtggagggctgcagactaccacgtgcctcctccgatacatgtcgagtcgccagccgcttcttttcatttgACAGGGAGGCGTTTCACCAGCGGGAAGTAGCGCGtcggaagatcacgctattcctccagttacccctcctccctgaacaggtaccccgaccgaccagaggaggcgctagtgcagcgaccaggacacatacccacatccggtttcccagccgcagacacggccaattgtgtctttagggacacccgaccaagtaggaggtaacatggagattcgaactgagatccgtgttggtaggcaacggaatacaccgctacgctacccgggtgccccgAACCCGCATAATTTTTAAATGgagcactgtttttttttctttacccacAAGGCAAGTAGCTAATGATTCTATATGAATACTAAAattaaagattattttttttacttcctgTACATAGCAAGAACAAATCAACAGAACTGAAATTCAAAAGGTGTAACCTCAAAAAGGTGAAGGTCGACCACCAGATTTAGCGACAAGTCTAAACTTGGTTGTTTGAGATACTGGAAAGTACTTTTGAAAAAGTCTCATGTTATATTGACTGGAACCTAAATTTTGTTTTCCGTGTTGTGCCTAGACCACCCTCCACTGCTGTCAGCCAGGCGACCCCCAATAGATCTACTGACCTAGACCACCTCAGCATTAGAGATGGGTAAGACATGCAAGTGTTGCATTGCACTCGACAACTGCAGATCAACGAGCCATTCTCAGAAAGGGTTTCAACAGTGATGTAGAAAGCGGTCTTTCATCAAGGGATTAAATCAGGGGAGGAGGTACAAATAACTGTTGCAAGTTGTCATGTGCTCTTCAGCGTAAGCAGGCACTTTCACAAATGAATTAAAGTCATGTCTGAAAAGGCAACATGCTGATTTAACAGGCCAAAGTTAAACCTTATGCTCCATCTCGGGTTCCCCTAGGGCAAAAACTGATGCAGGTTAGAGCACATTAAAATTACATAACGTTAATGCACAGAAATTACAATCATAAAAATACTGGGATCAAGTAATAAATAAATTATGCAATCAGACTCATGTTGCAGCATGCATCACCCACATAACAGGTCAAGCCATGACCAGTACTTTTGAACCTTACAGCCCAGATGTTTGTGGATGCCAAGTTGCATTGTTAGAGCCAAAGAAGGAGTTGCAAAAAGTTTTTTTCAGATAACTTTTATTTATTTGCACTGCATTTCTGCTCaatataaaaaaaaccctttgaaatagtcaaggaaaaaaaaaaaacaaacaaaagagtaGCATTCATTACAACGTCTTGATGACCATGTTTAAACCAGACAGTGGACTAGATAGGAGGCAACTGAACAGGGGTTGAAAGGGTATAAAAATTCAAGGCACACCATGTTACAGAGATACTGAGTGGCAAGCTGTCTAAAAAAAAAGCTTCAGATAAAAAGGTCTTAGAACTTAAATTTCAAAAGGAGGGACAGAATAACCAGCATTCCAAATTCTCCTACCTAGTCAGAAATGTTTCACGGACACCCAGATTGACAAACCACATTCAGAGTTGAAATGAAAGACAAGAAAATCTTGTGCAGCTCCACCCAGTTGCGATTCATCTGGACTCAAATACAAACTTAGTGACCTATAAATTAAGCACAAAATGTCAGTTCTTGGAACCAACAATGAAAGCACCTTTATCATCAATCAccaattttttttcttacatGTGCAATGGAAAGCAAGGAAGGACAAAAAGAGTTGGAGTGTTGCTACTCAGACAGGAATCAGAAGTCATAGCAGTCGCCCTGGTCAGTTCGCTGTCCATTAAAGATCTTAAGAGGATCGGGTGGGCCCATTCTCATGACACGTTCCGCTGTTGCAAGTTATTCAGTTCAAATTAAAGGAAATAATTGGGTTTGGCTCCTATCTGATGAAGTTTCCACAGCCAATTTCCCTCTTGTAGCGGTTGGTGAGGTGGTCAGCTTGAACTGTGAGTTTTGACAGGACTCCAAACAGCCCTCGGAGGTGGTAGTGGAACTGATTCTCTAGGTCATGGTTTTCCTCAGGAGTAAGGTCTCCAGTCACCGGCTTCTGCTCCTCCTGTTTGACGGTCATTTCCAGGAAGCTGGCACCGCTGCTCATCTCCCTCTTCAACAGGCCCCACTCCATGTCGTTCTTTATAGACTTGAGAAGGAGGTAGTGCTCGTACATGTCTCTCTGCTTGTTGGGGTACTGCGGCTCGTTGTTGTTGGTCTCCATCTTACCTGACATCCGCTCCTCCAGCGGCATGTCCCGCAACAGGCTGGGCACCATGATAGTTTCGTCCATGTTGTTTGCTGCTGCTATGAAGCGGTGCATGACATTGATGAGGGAGTGCTTGTTGCTGGCGGAGTCGCAATTGATCTGCATCATGAGGCCTTTCGGTGGGAGTTTGTGCAAGAACACAGGCGAGGTGAATCAGAGCGGTTTGACGTTTTGATGCTTGATCCGAATTTAGCGCTGAAGGAGTTAAAAAAAAGCATGTCAGGCAGCTCACATCTGCGGGATCAGATCACATTAAACCGCATAGGGATTGAACGTCGACTACACTTTACGTGGCTCCTTAAACAAAACGTAAAATGCAACTACATTTCCTATAAAATTATGCGCATGCGCGCAGTGCAAAGGGTTGCTGCTGCACAGCGCTAACATCAATAGTAAAGTATTCCTCTTAGCCTACGCAGAAGTCTGCACTTAACACAAGCGACAATCTAGAACTGCAGAAAAATAAAACTATAACGCAGACGCTGATAATAGCTGTAAGAAAACAAAAAGGTCTACCGGTACTTTGTATAATACTAATGACAATCGTTCTCAAGTCATGTCAATATAACCTTGGCTAATTTCACGAAAAGAAATACCAGATAAGAAATATTTGTACTAACCTGGAACACGAGGTATCCGGTGCAAATTCTTTCCTGTTGGAGGTACGCCGGCTTGTTGGTACTGGATCAAGCTCACGCTCTCCGCAAATACCACCCACCGGGAAGAAAAGTGAAATTTCCCCGTCAGACTGACTGAGGAGCAGCGCTTTATAGGAGGCACGTCCCGCACAGCGTCCCCCTCTCCCTTTCTACGCCGTTATCACTGACGCGATTGGACGGCTTCGGGAATATAGGCGGGCACTTACGCCGTGTGACCTACGGCTGACCAATCACAATCATACCATCGGCGTCCATCAAATATATCGTCAAGGCTTGTCTGCAATTAGCAGTTAAATCATACTGGCTTTCCCTTCTTTCACAGATCGTTTCCACCCTAAGGGGGATTTTTACACGGATGTCGTTCATTATGCGTCAGTTTAATCTGCGTGCAGTCTGTGTCCGTCGGCAACAAAACTCATGTTCTGCGTTTGGAGACGCCCAAGATTTTTGTCTCCTCGCATGCAACTATCGCCAGGATAATCCTCCCGTCCAATTGTTTTGTTACACTGCGACCTAGTGTTCACTCGAGTCTACATACCAGTCGTACATGAATCTCATACACCACCGTATACCAAGCATGCACATTACACAGACGCCATACATTGTTTTGCACCTGGTTTATTCTCTTTACGCTGTCACAGTTGACTAAGCGTGTATGGCGTGtatcacagaagaagaaaaaaaaatcttattctgCTGCTGTGAAACTGCTCCGATGTGAATACAGTTGGAAATAACGGAAACTTATCTCATCTTGGTCTACAGTACTAAAGTAATAAGCATACTTTCGATATTTTCTTCATAAATACGGCAAAAATTACATCTCGTAATTACGCTAATTTCGTGAGTTGGCAGTGGGTCATACCTAAAGCTTTGGCCTAGAGATGTCTTCCATAGCTACAAGTCACAAAATGAAGACTATCATACACGTGCACAGCATTGCTGAAACCGCGcttttttaaaaacttttcttAGGAAATTCCCCGTTTGGAAACTAATAAGTAAAATCAGGTTTAGAAATTTCAAGACCAACAAAACACCTCAACTTCATAATGCATGATTTGCATATCACACCACAGGCATTAAATATGAGATTCCTGTTAGAATCTATCACCAGCAGTTTTACATCTGTGACGTTTCTGCTGGCCACAAGAAAGCTCTGGAAGACCATAGAGGCTGCAAGATGGCAAAAACGTGAAGGATATAGAAAAGAAGCCACTTCATAAAACCCCTTCTGAGGGTATCAGAATAGTGGGATATAAGGTTATCTTTTCAATACACACTACGTTCATGTATCATGAAAGCTTATATTTCAGATAAAATGCTTGGTGTTGCTGTTCTGCACAGCTGAtggcttctcctggatcgccactttGTTGTggtgaagcttgcatgtactaatgatcccaagggctatgccgcccggagcttggctcctggtagggtcacccaaggcggataggtcaagggggaggttccagatgaagcgcgatccaacaaagacctcaacggctgaACTGGCAGAAGACAATGCTAGTGAAGGCGGACGAAGGCTGCaggcctctccatgtaaaaagctgtcatgcgcaggcgtcTTCCTGCAAGgacacccacaaggacctaggagggcagtcatactcgaccccgagtgaccgccgatgatgatgacacTGCAGAGGAATCAAAAAAACTGATGTTCCAGACTGAAATAGTAGTGTGACTCCTTTAGAGTTCCAGGCACAAGCTTCTGGGTAAACTTTCACATGGACATTAGGAAGTACTAATTGGCCAAAAGCCTCATAGAGAACCTTTTAATCAAAGTACATTCCCTCTCTAGCCTGGACCCGATGGTACGACAGGTGGAAATGCTTTTCACACATCTTGTGGTTATAAGCCTAGGACAGTCCAGTTGATATAAAAACAGCTGTATCCAAAGTTAGAACTCAGAAAATGGAGCCTTTCCACATGGTAGACAAAGGAAAATACAGCTCGGAGATTTACTTCAAAATGTCTTTATCTATGCTAACAAACACCCAGTCAACCCAAATCCAAGAAATGAACTTTAGTGCCCAAAAAGTATCGTTGTAGAAACATTTTCTATCTTTAATATGATCGTTATGTTGCTGCAGTTTTAATGTGACCCCTATAATAACCCTTTCCCTTCGTTCTACACAGGGGATGCTGATTGTTCAGTACTAACCTCACTGTCCTTAAACATTAATAACATAATGCAAAAAGTATGCAATAGCAGTATGTGGCGTCAAGTTGAATGTTTTCTTGTAAAGTGGGAGACTGTAAGTACTATAAGTATCATCCTTAAGTCTTCTAGACATTAACAGTTTGATGATGCAGATTCCTCACTAGGTCTGCACAAGAAGGTTGTCAGAATGGTCCTTGGTTAACAAGTCATGTGTTCATTTACTATAAGATCTCCCTGTGGTTGTTGGAGGATCTTACAAGTTTTTGAGAGATGTGGGAGACGAAAAACTCTGGTGTAGTAAAGCCAAATGTTAATGCCACACAAATCCCTAAGCGCACACAGTACAAGTGTGCACTGACAACGGTATTCAgttttatcttgtctttatttttcAAGTATGTCACATGCATCCACAAATGAAAACAATTTAACACTGACAACTGGTATCTAAAGAATATCAGACTACGACAACGACCATGTGTGAGGGTAGGTTTCCAAGAAGTAAGCCAAGGCTGTGCAGACACAATCATTAAAGCTTATTCCATTTTTCATACAACTGCCAAATTCCTTACCATGAGTCACATCCTTTTATCTGTGGCTACTTCTACAAATTTTACTCATTTATTTCTTAAACTATATGGTTTCACAAACACAAAAGCTCACTTAGTATGACAGAACACAAATATTTATCACCTTACTTTCCTTTTTGCCCCTAAATCATTCACATACAAGCAAaacaatagtaacactacaaAATACCGCAGTCCCAATACCTAAGGTCAACACTTTCGAGAAATGGGAAATTCTTATGAGCTTGGCAAAATTGTTTGATAAAAGCAACATCTATGCATTGTAGAAATctccaaaaacaacaaaaattaaCTAATAAATTTACAGGTGCCATTTTCTGTTTGACACAGACAACAAATATTGTCCCTTATGATTTCCTTTAACAAATTCCCTTCTTCTTTGTGGCCATTGATGAGATCAAAcataaagaagcagctggagttcCCCCCTCTAAAACAGTAAAACTAACACGCATAGAATTATTAAAATTATGAGATTCCTTTCGATCAGTTTGCATCTAGAGCTGCCCCCCTGTAACCTATGAAGAGACAGAAGACATGTTAGCTGGGCCAGGAGGACACTGACATACCCCAAAAGTAAAACAGCAAAAGGTAGGGGTAATGTTAAAATGTACATTATTTATCTCTGAAAGTAAATACAACTAGAATACATCTCAATTACTATTCTAACTAGCATATTTCATTCTACTGGATACATAATAAATGCATTATTTAGCACACATCAGGATGAGAATTGCATTCAAAAAGGGCTTCAAAATCCAGAAGTTGAGGGGAATAGAGATGATGGAAAATCCATTTATTAGGGCCAAAAGCTCACAAACCGTATTGTTGCCTCTGCCTGATGTAAACTACAGTttggaaagacaggacaattctAGCTTGCTTTCCCCAGTATTAATGCTTATTGACTTTATATCCCACGTAAAATAGTACTACCTGAGGAAGGACACTGCTAGACCATCTCATACTGGTTGTTGGTTATGTATCGAGACAAGCAGCAGGCTAGGAATATCCCAATGAGCTGAGTAAAAACAGGAAGAAGCAAGAGTTACCCACAGCAAAAGAACCATTCCTATTGGATCAAACAATTAAATCAACACAATCAAAGCAACACTGTATTGAAACCAACCTAACAGAGTTCAACAATATACTATACCTGGAAGAATGCGATTCCAAAAGAGATCCCTGCAATAATTCCCAGGTTGGCCTCCATAACACCAGTAAGCAGTGAAAAGCAACCCTTAACATGAGTGAGAAAAAAATGCAGTGTGACttttaagtatatatatatatatatatatatatataaaaatcaaaCAAATGATGAACAAAATAGTGCTTTGGCCAGCTGACTTTTTTTCATCAAAattatcaggaacactttgtaatTTCACTtgatgtacttgcacacatgacgTGAAACAaaacgccgtttcccccagctcacagcagtgcaacatacagacaaaaacacatttaagaactacaagaacacacatattccaaaaaaaaaaaaaaaaaaaaaaatcactgtccaaggaaacaaacgccagccaggatgactgttggaaccgccggtctgtatgggccagcagttagcctagcctgccccgattacacgtcctgtcagaccgccctctgtgtttcctcctcgggcgcagctccatgcaggggctgtggtccctgtggcaaccggacgaagcagcccaagccctcccagccagtccagtgccagctctcctagccagacacccttgacacacctccccgcattcagcacgacgacatcaaaaacaccagacagtgccaggtgaggctgccgccagaccgcccccagtgttatcggaactaccggtgtgcatgggctagcagttagcttagcctgccctgcttccgcgtcctgtcagaccgccctcagtgctacctcctcgggtacagctccgggcaaggctgcagtccctgggcccacagcgcagcagactaagctcttgaagccgatccagtgccagctctcccagcaaacaaacgcagacaaaaatttagatgcagacgtggacaaagacactgcatcgacagtactgggtgaggctgccacaaatgtgaatttgcactgccatcttcccacaacggtactgggtgaggccgctgcgaacgtgaatttgcgccaccatcttcccacactggaagcataAATTCTACAGGTAGCTGACCTGAAATGTTTAAACCACACAGCCATTTTAAGGACAATGTAATGCCATAGATTTGGGCAATATCCTCACCACATTGTACACTTCATTTTTGGCCTTCTCAAGGTCTTTGAGGGTCTTTGGTGTGCACTTTGTGTTATCTTTACAACAGCTAGCCGGTATGCCACTCTCTTTGTAGTAGGCTGT
Proteins encoded:
- the mid1ip1l gene encoding mid1-interacting protein 1-like, coding for MMQINCDSASNKHSLINVMHRFIAAANNMDETIMVPSLLRDMPLEERMSGKMETNNNEPQYPNKQRDMYEHYLLLKSIKNDMEWGLLKREMSSGASFLEMTVKQEEQKPVTGDLTPEENHDLENQFHYHLRGLFGVLSKLTVQADHLTNRYKREIGCGNFIR